One part of the Natronomonas salsuginis genome encodes these proteins:
- a CDS encoding succinylglutamate desuccinylase/aspartoacylase family protein, with protein sequence MTTLGTASAAPGEIDIGRLPVGEARDGSEIGLPVAVINGRHEGKTLYIQAVSDGDELNGLGVIRRFVPQLDPEELAGTILIVGIANYYGFLVAEHRNPIDDTKLNRTFPGNPSGTASERISAAIFDAVKRADLALDLHQGSTSCMINETRVRCGSRHRLHHDCLELAKVFGCGYILDLKGPDGQLARAAPDKGIPTVDPELGGAVGWDETSIQKGVKGVFNVLYHYGFLDGEITTTTQTRASSFEQYGSPSGGLVSFEVGLGDEVERGDTLFEVTDPFGTVKAKVTADSNGIFWRHRRLPQVATGEYVCSVGTSIDRV encoded by the coding sequence ATGACGACCCTCGGCACCGCGAGTGCAGCACCCGGTGAGATCGACATCGGTCGGCTCCCGGTCGGCGAAGCACGCGACGGCTCCGAAATCGGACTTCCAGTCGCCGTAATAAACGGACGCCACGAGGGCAAGACGCTCTACATTCAAGCGGTGTCCGACGGCGACGAGCTCAACGGACTCGGCGTCATCCGCCGGTTCGTCCCGCAACTCGACCCGGAGGAACTCGCCGGAACGATCCTCATCGTCGGTATCGCCAACTACTACGGGTTTCTCGTCGCCGAGCATCGAAACCCCATCGACGACACGAAACTCAACCGAACGTTTCCCGGTAACCCATCTGGAACCGCCTCTGAACGGATCTCGGCGGCGATCTTCGATGCGGTAAAACGTGCCGATCTCGCGCTCGATCTCCACCAGGGCTCGACGTCGTGCATGATCAATGAGACGCGCGTCAGATGCGGTTCCAGACACCGTCTCCACCACGACTGCCTCGAACTTGCGAAGGTGTTCGGCTGCGGCTACATTCTCGATCTCAAAGGCCCCGACGGCCAACTCGCGCGCGCGGCTCCAGACAAGGGAATCCCGACCGTCGATCCCGAGTTGGGAGGCGCGGTCGGCTGGGACGAAACGTCCATCCAGAAGGGCGTCAAAGGGGTGTTCAACGTCCTCTATCACTACGGATTCCTCGACGGTGAGATCACCACCACGACGCAGACCCGCGCGTCGAGTTTCGAACAGTACGGATCGCCGTCGGGCGGCCTCGTCAGTTTCGAAGTCGGCCTCGGCGACGAGGTTGAACGCGGGGACACGCTCTTCGAGGTCACCGATCCGTTCGGGACGGTCAAAGCCAAGGTCACCGCCGACTCCAACGGAATCTTCTGGCGGCACCGCCGGCTCCCGCAGGTCGCCACCGGCGAGTACGTCTGTTCGGTCGGCACGAGTATCGATCGCGTCTAA
- a CDS encoding AAA family ATPase yields the protein MDGPLWTDLHAPDHSELPQSEVRDHLERAVSEPMNLVVFGPRGVGKTAAVRALARETHADPDNDFVVINVADFFNRTKTEIKNDERFGGFLQGRSSLSKRDMISHVLKEQASYRPVSGDFRTILLDNAEAIREDFQQALRRVMERHYEATQFVIATRQPSKLIPPIESRCFPIAMRAPTHAETVEVLERIVSREGVEYDDDGLEYVAGYGDGNLRKAILSAQTAAEDAGAVTMDAAYDALGDIGMRDRLESILATADDGEFEDARGGLDELIYDEGYDGEEILSELLVAARGRYSGDALARVHQLAGEIEFELTQGTSDRVHLGRLLAELNR from the coding sequence ATGGACGGGCCGCTTTGGACGGACCTACACGCTCCGGACCACTCGGAGCTTCCGCAATCGGAGGTTCGTGACCACCTCGAGCGCGCGGTTTCGGAACCGATGAACCTCGTCGTGTTCGGCCCACGCGGCGTCGGCAAGACGGCCGCCGTGCGCGCGCTCGCACGCGAAACACACGCCGACCCCGACAACGACTTCGTCGTCATCAACGTCGCCGACTTCTTCAACCGGACGAAAACGGAGATAAAAAACGACGAGCGCTTCGGCGGCTTTCTGCAGGGTCGATCGAGCCTCTCGAAGCGCGATATGATCAGCCACGTGCTAAAAGAGCAGGCCTCTTACCGCCCGGTGTCGGGCGATTTCCGCACGATCTTGCTCGACAACGCCGAGGCGATCCGCGAGGACTTTCAGCAGGCGTTGCGCCGGGTGATGGAGCGACACTACGAGGCGACGCAGTTCGTCATCGCGACCCGTCAGCCGTCGAAGCTCATCCCGCCGATCGAGTCGCGCTGTTTCCCGATCGCGATGCGCGCGCCGACGCACGCCGAGACCGTCGAGGTCCTCGAACGGATCGTCTCCCGCGAGGGGGTCGAGTACGACGACGACGGCCTCGAATACGTCGCCGGCTACGGCGACGGTAACCTCCGGAAGGCGATTCTTAGTGCACAGACGGCTGCCGAGGACGCGGGCGCGGTGACGATGGATGCCGCATACGACGCGCTGGGGGACATCGGCATGCGAGATCGCCTCGAGTCGATCCTCGCGACGGCAGACGACGGCGAGTTTGAGGATGCCCGCGGCGGCCTCGACGAACTGATCTACGACGAGGGATACGACGGCGAGGAGATCCTGAGCGAACTCCTCGTCGCCGCCCGCGGTCGATACAGCGGCGACGCGCTCGCTCGCGTCCATCAACTCGCGGGCGAAATCGAGTTCGAACTCACCCAGGGTACGTCCGATCGCGTCCACCTCGGTCGGCTGCTCGCAGAGCTGAACCGATGA
- a CDS encoding shikimate dehydrogenase, with translation MQVFGLIGNPVGHSVSPPMHEAAYEERGIDARYVTFEPERGSIERVIDGADALGIAGLNVTIPFKQDVAAVVAADPLAERIGAVNTVAFDGEPTGYNTDAAGVVRSFEHHDVALSGRAVVVGAGGAGRAAAFALADAGMEVHIANRTVERAESLAEAEPNASASGLDALDAALADASVLVNATSVGMESDETPVPKAALHGGLAVLDAVYAPIDTRLLTEARAIGATTIDGAWMLLFQGVEAFEIWTGRDAPIDAMNAALRDAL, from the coding sequence ATGCAGGTCTTCGGTCTCATCGGAAATCCGGTCGGGCACTCGGTGTCGCCGCCCATGCACGAGGCGGCCTACGAGGAGCGCGGGATAGACGCTCGCTACGTGACGTTCGAGCCCGAACGGGGCTCGATCGAGCGCGTCATCGACGGCGCGGACGCGCTCGGGATCGCGGGGCTGAACGTGACGATTCCGTTCAAGCAGGACGTCGCGGCGGTCGTCGCCGCCGACCCCCTCGCCGAGCGAATCGGCGCGGTCAACACCGTCGCCTTCGACGGTGAACCGACGGGGTACAACACGGACGCCGCCGGCGTCGTCCGGTCGTTCGAGCACCACGACGTGGCGCTTTCGGGTCGGGCGGTCGTCGTCGGTGCGGGCGGGGCCGGTCGCGCCGCGGCGTTCGCGCTCGCCGACGCGGGGATGGAGGTGCACATCGCGAACCGGACCGTCGAGCGCGCAGAATCGCTCGCCGAAGCCGAGCCGAACGCGAGTGCGAGCGGCCTCGACGCTCTCGACGCGGCGCTGGCCGATGCGAGCGTGCTCGTCAACGCGACGAGCGTGGGCATGGAATCGGACGAGACGCCGGTGCCGAAGGCGGCGCTGCACGGGGGGCTGGCAGTGCTCGACGCCGTCTACGCGCCGATCGACACCCGGCTGCTCACCGAGGCGCGGGCCATCGGCGCGACGACGATCGACGGCGCGTGGATGTTGCTGTTTCAGGGCGTCGAGGCGTTCGAGATCTGGACCGGACGCGACGCGCCGATCGACGCGATGAACGCTGCCTTGCGGGACGCGCTCTAA
- a CDS encoding transcriptional regulator, which translates to MSRSALVGNITAMFEDAGFTVSDRCAIRPKSFDIAARRGDDVLLLKVLANIDAFDGYTGAEMRRLGEYLHATPIVVGLRTRDEELNPGVVYFRHGVPVFSPDTAMDLFIEGVPPLIYAAPGGLYVNIDGDLLSDIRNEHDMSLGKLANELGVSRRTVSKYEDGMNASVEVAAQLEELFNKPLASPVDVLDGAEDVRDVVDTPEEPEATPDDADIVTVLTRVGFEVHPTARAPFKTVSEDESRERTMLTGHSNFNRTAEKRARIMSSVGQVTRTRSVYVVDRAGGQESVEGTALIEREEFERIDDPEELENLIRDRGEIEA; encoded by the coding sequence ATGTCCCGATCCGCACTGGTCGGTAACATCACCGCGATGTTCGAAGACGCTGGCTTTACAGTGAGCGACCGGTGTGCGATCCGCCCGAAGAGCTTCGATATCGCCGCGAGACGGGGCGATGACGTGCTCCTGCTCAAAGTGCTCGCGAATATCGACGCGTTCGACGGATATACTGGTGCCGAGATGCGTAGACTGGGCGAATATCTTCACGCGACGCCGATCGTCGTCGGCCTCCGGACGCGCGACGAGGAACTGAACCCGGGCGTCGTCTACTTCCGACACGGCGTCCCGGTGTTCTCGCCCGATACCGCGATGGACCTGTTTATTGAGGGCGTGCCGCCGCTGATTTACGCCGCGCCGGGCGGGCTGTACGTCAACATCGACGGCGATCTCCTCTCGGATATCCGGAACGAGCACGACATGTCCCTCGGGAAGTTGGCGAACGAACTCGGCGTCTCCCGCCGAACCGTCTCGAAGTACGAGGACGGCATGAACGCGAGCGTTGAGGTCGCGGCCCAACTCGAAGAGCTGTTCAACAAACCGCTCGCAAGCCCTGTCGACGTTTTGGACGGGGCAGAGGACGTCCGTGACGTGGTCGATACGCCGGAGGAACCAGAGGCTACCCCCGACGACGCCGACATCGTCACGGTGCTCACACGCGTCGGTTTCGAAGTTCACCCAACCGCCCGTGCGCCGTTCAAGACCGTCAGCGAGGACGAATCCCGCGAGCGAACGATGCTCACCGGCCACTCGAACTTCAACCGAACCGCGGAAAAGCGGGCCCGGATCATGTCCTCGGTCGGTCAGGTGACGCGGACGCGCTCCGTCTACGTGGTCGATCGAGCCGGCGGTCAGGAGTCCGTCGAGGGGACCGCACTCATCGAGCGCGAGGAGTTCGAGCGCATCGACGATCCCGAGGAACTCGAGAACCTGATCCGCGACCGCGGCGAGATCGAGGCCTGA
- a CDS encoding D-aminoacyl-tRNA deacylase, with amino-acid sequence MLAVVVSRADEASEHIGEQLLDLAEWDELEDERRSDANGGGRYYRAEGVELRTFDDLHIHLDGVAATFDDPDLLVFASRHAGDTGPLLTAHATGNFGSAEYGGRAGSLARAAPNALSVVRGALETHAPSGYDIGVECTHHGPSTVGCPSLFVEVGSDEPQWHDPEAARAVARAILELRGVAPHRERTVVGFGGSHYAPRFDRALTETDWGVGHVAADWALDELGDPRDARAVVAKAFQMSGSEFALLDGSHPDLEVAIDELGFERLSETFLRETTGVSLDLVGRIERALGSIDDGTRLGASATAHDGEFLTRDLPAELLEEANGIDRGAVLEAVDSTAIAYETADSGSLVAGSIALFDADGYRTVIRKLAAVLEKKYDVVDVRDSEVFVRREAFDPELARAAGVEDGPAFGRLSAGEAVEVDGAQVAPAAVRTTRERCFEI; translated from the coding sequence ATGCTCGCAGTCGTCGTCTCTCGCGCGGACGAAGCCTCCGAACACATCGGCGAACAGCTCCTCGACCTCGCAGAGTGGGACGAACTCGAGGACGAGCGCCGGTCGGACGCCAACGGCGGCGGCCGCTACTACCGAGCCGAGGGCGTCGAACTCCGGACGTTCGACGACCTCCACATTCACCTCGACGGCGTCGCGGCCACTTTCGACGATCCCGATCTGTTGGTCTTCGCCTCCCGCCACGCCGGCGACACCGGGCCGTTGCTCACCGCTCACGCCACCGGAAACTTCGGATCGGCCGAATACGGGGGCCGAGCGGGATCGCTCGCCCGCGCCGCGCCGAACGCCCTCTCGGTCGTTCGCGGCGCGCTCGAAACGCACGCGCCGTCAGGATACGACATCGGCGTCGAGTGTACCCACCACGGTCCGAGCACCGTCGGTTGTCCGTCGTTGTTCGTGGAGGTCGGGAGCGACGAACCGCAGTGGCACGATCCCGAGGCCGCCCGGGCGGTCGCGCGCGCGATCCTGGAGCTCCGCGGCGTCGCCCCCCACCGCGAACGGACGGTCGTCGGCTTCGGCGGCAGCCACTACGCCCCGCGGTTCGATCGTGCGCTGACCGAGACGGACTGGGGCGTCGGCCACGTTGCGGCCGACTGGGCGCTCGACGAGCTGGGCGACCCCCGCGACGCGCGCGCCGTCGTCGCCAAGGCGTTCCAGATGAGCGGAAGCGAGTTTGCACTGCTCGACGGTTCCCACCCCGATCTCGAGGTCGCTATCGACGAGTTGGGGTTCGAACGCCTCTCCGAAACGTTCCTCCGGGAGACGACCGGCGTCTCCCTCGATCTCGTCGGGCGAATCGAACGAGCGCTCGGGTCGATCGATGACGGCACCCGACTCGGAGCGTCCGCGACGGCGCACGACGGCGAGTTCCTCACTCGAGATCTCCCCGCGGAACTACTCGAGGAGGCCAACGGGATCGATCGCGGTGCCGTGCTGGAAGCAGTCGATTCGACCGCGATCGCCTACGAGACCGCTGATAGCGGCTCGCTCGTCGCCGGATCCATCGCGCTTTTCGACGCCGACGGATACCGCACCGTGATCCGCAAACTCGCGGCCGTCCTCGAGAAGAAATACGACGTCGTCGACGTACGGGATTCGGAGGTGTTCGTTCGGCGGGAGGCGTTCGATCCCGAACTCGCCCGGGCGGCCGGCGTCGAGGACGGCCCCGCGTTCGGGCGGCTTTCGGCCGGCGAAGCGGTCGAAGTCGACGGGGCGCAGGTCGCGCCCGCCGCCGTCCGAACGACGCGCGAGCGGTGCTTCGAGATCTGA
- the hemC gene encoding hydroxymethylbilane synthase — MTETIRLATRGSALALRQAQRVADALGSRRRDVELVSVETTGDAVRDELIHRLGTTGAFVRSLDEKVLDGDVDAAVHSMKDMPTEFPTELVVAGVPERAAPGDVLVTPDGTALSALSRGATVGTSSLRRKAQLLAARPDLRVEPLRGNVDTRVEKLLAPNLQAEHERRLEATESDDADEEDPYARSPEEWFDDLDEFERQALGRDVETEFDAIVLAEAGLDRIGLLDAIEYTRLPKTFVSAPGQGALAVTARNGDLADRIRGALDHPRTRVETTVERTILGTLGGGCVAPIGIYAIVQGEFVQTRVRVLSQDGSEEIDMARDIPIENHPEAAVEFADALAREGATDLIERARRDE, encoded by the coding sequence ATGACAGAGACGATCCGGCTCGCAACCCGGGGGTCGGCCCTCGCGCTACGACAAGCCCAGCGCGTGGCCGACGCCCTCGGGAGCCGCCGTCGGGACGTAGAACTCGTTTCGGTCGAGACGACCGGCGACGCCGTCCGAGACGAGTTGATCCACCGACTCGGAACGACCGGTGCGTTCGTCAGGAGCCTCGACGAGAAGGTGTTGGACGGTGACGTCGACGCCGCCGTTCACTCCATGAAGGATATGCCGACCGAATTTCCCACCGAACTCGTCGTTGCGGGTGTTCCGGAACGCGCCGCGCCGGGAGACGTACTGGTCACGCCCGACGGAACGGCGCTTTCTGCCCTCTCCCGAGGAGCGACGGTCGGGACGTCGAGTCTGCGACGGAAGGCGCAACTCCTCGCGGCGCGACCGGATCTCCGAGTCGAACCGCTTCGCGGAAACGTCGATACGCGCGTTGAAAAGCTCCTCGCGCCGAATCTTCAGGCTGAACACGAGCGGCGTCTCGAAGCGACCGAAAGCGATGACGCCGACGAGGAGGACCCGTACGCCCGCTCGCCGGAGGAGTGGTTCGACGATCTCGACGAGTTCGAGCGGCAGGCGCTCGGCCGGGACGTCGAAACCGAATTCGATGCGATCGTCCTCGCGGAGGCCGGGCTAGACCGAATCGGGTTGCTCGATGCTATCGAGTACACTCGACTCCCGAAGACGTTCGTCTCCGCACCGGGGCAAGGTGCGCTGGCCGTGACGGCGCGCAACGGCGACCTCGCCGACCGGATCCGGGGCGCGCTCGATCACCCGCGAACGCGGGTCGAAACCACCGTTGAGCGGACGATCCTCGGCACGCTCGGCGGGGGCTGTGTCGCCCCGATCGGTATCTACGCGATCGTACAGGGTGAGTTCGTCCAGACACGCGTTCGCGTCCTCTCGCAGGACGGCAGCGAGGAGATCGACATGGCTCGGGATATCCCGATCGAGAATCATCCCGAAGCAGCGGTGGAATTCGCCGATGCCCTCGCCCGCGAGGGTGCAACGGACCTCATCGAGCGGGCACGGAGGGACGAATGA
- a CDS encoding HalOD1 output domain-containing protein: MEITRLTRRSRFQIDESDDPASAVIDAFATHKQIEATELPPLYDAIDPEIINTLSEPGEGGNRRHMTFQYCGCEIAIHADGSMIVDE, from the coding sequence ATCGAGATAACGCGACTCACTCGGCGGTCGAGATTTCAGATCGACGAATCGGACGATCCGGCGTCGGCGGTCATCGACGCGTTCGCAACCCACAAACAGATTGAGGCGACCGAACTCCCGCCGCTGTACGACGCGATCGATCCGGAAATCATCAACACACTATCCGAACCGGGCGAGGGCGGGAACCGGAGACACATGACGTTTCAGTACTGTGGCTGTGAGATCGCGATCCACGCCGACGGCTCGATGATCGTCGACGAATAA
- a CDS encoding uroporphyrinogen-III synthase, giving the protein MSTIAFFRPADDRAESAAEFIGSLGAEPLSDPMLAVEPTGDTPRTDAAITILTSKTGAELVAETDWTPGGELAAIGTPTAEALEAVGYTVDRLPSEFSSSGLVSELGADAPGASIEVARSDHGSDVLTDGLNDAGAYVHETVLYRLVRPDGAGASTVAAAEGDLGGVCFTSSLTVEHFLAAADDRGLRREAIDGLNRAVVGAIGEPTRETAEALGVDVDVVPETAQFDALAEAVVDRL; this is encoded by the coding sequence ATGAGCACGATCGCCTTTTTCCGGCCGGCCGATGATCGGGCCGAGTCGGCCGCGGAGTTCATCGGATCGCTGGGTGCGGAGCCGCTCTCGGATCCGATGTTGGCCGTCGAACCGACGGGCGACACGCCACGGACGGACGCCGCGATCACGATCCTGACGAGCAAGACCGGCGCGGAACTCGTCGCCGAGACCGACTGGACGCCCGGCGGCGAGCTGGCCGCCATCGGCACGCCGACCGCTGAGGCGCTCGAAGCTGTGGGATACACCGTCGATCGCCTCCCGTCGGAGTTCTCCTCGTCGGGGCTCGTGTCGGAACTGGGGGCCGATGCGCCGGGCGCGTCGATCGAAGTCGCTCGCTCCGATCACGGCTCCGACGTCCTCACCGACGGGCTGAACGACGCTGGCGCGTACGTCCACGAAACCGTTCTGTATCGGCTGGTTCGTCCCGACGGCGCGGGTGCGTCGACCGTCGCCGCGGCCGAGGGCGACCTTGGCGGCGTCTGCTTCACCTCCTCGCTGACGGTCGAACACTTCCTGGCGGCGGCCGACGACCGCGGTCTCCGGCGCGAGGCGATCGACGGGTTGAACCGCGCCGTCGTCGGTGCGATCGGCGAACCGACCCGAGAGACCGCCGAGGCGCTCGGCGTCGACGTCGATGTCGTCCCCGAAACGGCGCAGTTCGACGCGTTGGCCGAAGCCGTCGTCGATCGATTGTAG
- a CDS encoding tRNA(Ile)(2)-agmatinylcytidine synthase, which produces MTIIGIDDTDSRERGMCTTYVADTVARRLTDRGATVERLLLIRCNPAVVHKTRGNAALAIHAEIADGVAFDVAQRVIDDIAESADDRTNPGLVVAADDPARVSDAVVSFAREAIADHHTRENARRLLEDAGYAHRGWKNGRGLIGALAAIGAWRALDAWTYEHIAYRAPERWGTERTVDPESVLDAANERYPTVWDTVDRGTGETVCVPRTPGPVLYGIRGDEPEACRSVAKRIESEPIDRERTFLTNQGTDGHLRDGTVEAVGDGYAYRLDGAVTSAPETRRGGHVFFELADGPATIECVAFEPTKRFRERVRELRVGDELTVCGEVSHGTVKLEKFAVRERVETKRTTPTCPECGRTMESAGREQGYRCRACGTSATGKTEEPLDRALEQGWYEVPPRARRHIAKPLVRGGFDAPTHPER; this is translated from the coding sequence GTGACGATCATCGGGATCGACGACACGGATTCCCGAGAACGGGGGATGTGCACGACGTACGTCGCCGATACGGTCGCCCGTCGACTCACCGACCGGGGGGCGACAGTCGAACGTCTCCTGTTGATTCGATGCAATCCGGCCGTCGTACACAAGACACGGGGAAACGCAGCACTCGCGATTCATGCGGAGATAGCGGACGGTGTGGCGTTCGACGTCGCTCAGCGCGTTATTGACGACATCGCCGAATCGGCGGACGATCGGACGAATCCCGGGCTCGTCGTCGCAGCAGACGATCCGGCGCGCGTCTCCGATGCGGTCGTCTCGTTCGCTCGAGAGGCGATCGCCGACCATCACACTCGCGAGAACGCGCGTAGACTTCTCGAAGACGCTGGATACGCACACCGTGGGTGGAAGAACGGTCGTGGGCTCATCGGGGCACTGGCCGCGATCGGCGCGTGGCGGGCGCTCGACGCGTGGACCTACGAACACATCGCGTACAGAGCGCCCGAGCGGTGGGGAACCGAGCGGACGGTCGATCCGGAAAGCGTCCTCGATGCCGCGAACGAGCGCTATCCGACCGTGTGGGACACGGTCGACCGCGGCACCGGCGAGACAGTCTGTGTGCCGCGGACACCGGGACCGGTCCTGTACGGTATCCGGGGTGACGAGCCCGAAGCCTGTCGGTCGGTCGCGAAACGGATCGAGAGCGAACCGATCGATCGCGAGCGAACGTTCCTCACGAATCAGGGGACGGACGGGCATCTTCGGGACGGCACTGTCGAAGCCGTTGGCGACGGCTACGCATACCGCCTCGACGGAGCGGTCACGTCCGCACCCGAAACGCGCCGAGGCGGTCACGTGTTCTTCGAACTCGCTGACGGTCCAGCGACCATCGAGTGCGTCGCCTTCGAACCGACCAAGCGATTTCGCGAACGCGTCCGCGAGCTTCGCGTCGGAGACGAACTCACCGTCTGTGGCGAGGTGAGTCACGGAACGGTAAAGCTGGAGAAGTTCGCCGTTCGGGAGCGCGTCGAGACGAAACGGACGACGCCAACCTGTCCGGAGTGCGGTCGAACGATGGAGTCCGCCGGGCGTGAGCAGGGTTACCGGTGTCGGGCGTGTGGAACGTCTGCCACGGGAAAGACCGAGGAGCCGCTCGACCGCGCGCTCGAGCAGGGGTGGTACGAAGTCCCACCGCGGGCGCGGCGACACATCGCTAAGCCGCTCGTGCGGGGCGGATTCGACGCGCCGACGCATCCGGAACGGTGA
- the cobA gene encoding uroporphyrinogen-III C-methyltransferase — MTGTVYLVGSGPGDPDLLTVKARRLIETADVVLHDKLPGPEILESIPAAKREDVGKRAGGEWTPQEYTNRRLVELANEDQTVVRLKGGDPFVFGRGGEEAEHLAEHGVPFEYVPGVTSAIAGPGVAGIPVTHREHASSVSFVTGHEDPTKDESAIDWAALATTGGTLVVLMGVGKLPLYIDELTSAGMALETPVALIERATWPDQRVAVGTLETIVDVRDEAGIEPPAITVIGDVAATRARVVDFLRNGADPGVSQK; from the coding sequence ATGACCGGGACGGTGTACCTCGTCGGGAGCGGTCCCGGCGATCCGGACCTGTTGACGGTCAAGGCCAGGCGGCTCATCGAGACGGCCGATGTCGTCCTCCACGACAAGCTTCCGGGTCCGGAGATCCTCGAGTCGATCCCCGCGGCGAAACGCGAGGACGTCGGCAAGCGAGCGGGCGGGGAGTGGACACCCCAAGAGTACACCAACAGACGGCTCGTCGAACTTGCGAACGAGGATCAAACCGTCGTCAGGCTCAAGGGTGGCGATCCGTTCGTCTTCGGCCGCGGCGGCGAGGAGGCCGAACACCTAGCAGAACACGGCGTCCCCTTCGAGTACGTTCCCGGCGTGACGAGCGCCATCGCGGGCCCCGGCGTGGCGGGGATCCCGGTCACGCACCGCGAACACGCCTCGTCGGTTTCGTTCGTCACCGGTCACGAGGATCCGACGAAGGACGAATCGGCGATCGACTGGGCGGCGCTCGCGACGACCGGCGGGACCCTCGTTGTCCTGATGGGTGTTGGAAAGTTGCCACTGTACATCGACGAGCTAACGTCTGCGGGAATGGCTCTCGAGACGCCGGTCGCGCTGATCGAACGGGCGACGTGGCCGGACCAACGGGTCGCGGTCGGGACCCTCGAGACGATCGTCGACGTGCGGGACGAGGCCGGCATCGAACCCCCGGCGATCACCGTTATCGGCGACGTTGCAGCCACGAGAGCCCGCGTCGTCGACTTTCTGCGAAACGGGGCCGACCCGGGGGTGTCGCAAAAATGA
- a CDS encoding protein-tyrosine phosphatase family protein, which yields MTNFGQIAPAEAVFGVCRPGHLGESLKEWTATLSTGNVGRVVCLLSESEARRYQLPDAYADRFETTHAPIRDRHLPDADVLETALDAIRTADSDGDGCVLHCNAGLGRTGVVGAAWLTSARGYEPASAIETVENAGRSPREAVRCGNATDDELLRLLDR from the coding sequence ATGACGAACTTCGGTCAGATCGCGCCCGCCGAAGCGGTCTTCGGCGTCTGTCGTCCGGGCCACCTCGGCGAGAGCCTCAAGGAGTGGACGGCGACGCTCTCGACGGGAAACGTCGGTCGCGTCGTCTGTCTGCTCTCCGAGTCGGAGGCCAGACGCTACCAGTTGCCCGACGCCTACGCCGATCGGTTCGAGACGACGCACGCGCCGATCCGCGACAGACACCTGCCGGACGCCGACGTGCTCGAAACCGCCCTCGACGCGATCCGAACGGCCGACTCGGACGGCGACGGCTGCGTCCTCCACTGCAACGCTGGGCTCGGTCGAACCGGCGTCGTCGGGGCCGCGTGGCTGACGAGCGCTCGCGGCTATGAACCCGCGTCGGCGATCGAAACCGTCGAAAACGCCGGTCGTTCGCCGCGGGAGGCGGTCCGATGCGGCAACGCGACGGATGACGAGTTGCTCAGGTTGCTCGACCGATAG
- a CDS encoding methyltransferase domain-containing protein, whose amino-acid sequence MELAGDSDAFAVREAESRCSAVELLAPGLATARGVDRPDALAYTRRVCRLIGTCEPDVGTAVALLQAATIERTGTVAVRARDVRGLTGIDTQAIERRLGSVLVDRGFGVDLDEPDWTLVALFSEGVAALGWLETETVRDFSTRKPTDKPFFQPGSMDPMDARALSNIAGAAPGKRILDPMCGTGGILVEAGLSGADVVGVDAQQKMVRGARRNLEAYLDAGSVVRGDATRLPFVDGGFDGAVFDAPYGRQSKIEGESLEELVGEALGEVRRAAPRAVLVGDRPWNDAAEAAGWTVTDRFDRRVHTSLVRYVHLLD is encoded by the coding sequence TTGGAGTTGGCGGGCGATTCGGACGCCTTCGCGGTTCGCGAGGCCGAAAGCCGCTGCTCGGCGGTCGAACTCCTCGCGCCCGGACTGGCCACGGCGCGAGGCGTGGATCGACCCGACGCCCTCGCGTACACCCGTCGGGTCTGTCGACTGATCGGGACCTGCGAGCCCGACGTGGGGACGGCGGTCGCCCTGCTGCAGGCGGCGACTATCGAGCGAACGGGAACGGTGGCGGTCCGAGCCCGCGACGTGCGGGGACTGACCGGAATCGACACCCAAGCGATCGAACGCCGACTCGGGAGCGTCCTCGTCGATCGCGGCTTCGGTGTCGACCTCGACGAACCCGACTGGACGCTCGTCGCCCTCTTCTCGGAGGGCGTGGCCGCGTTGGGGTGGCTCGAAACCGAGACCGTCCGGGACTTCTCGACGCGCAAGCCGACGGACAAACCGTTCTTTCAGCCGGGGAGCATGGATCCGATGGACGCCCGGGCGCTCTCGAACATCGCCGGGGCCGCACCCGGAAAGCGGATCCTCGATCCGATGTGTGGAACCGGCGGGATCCTCGTCGAAGCCGGTCTGTCCGGGGCGGACGTCGTCGGCGTCGACGCTCAACAGAAGATGGTCCGGGGGGCGCGCCGGAACCTCGAGGCGTATCTCGACGCCGGCTCGGTCGTCCGGGGCGACGCGACGCGGCTCCCGTTCGTCGACGGGGGGTTCGACGGCGCGGTCTTCGACGCCCCCTACGGCCGCCAATCGAAGATCGAGGGCGAATCACTGGAGGAACTCGTCGGCGAGGCACTCGGAGAAGTTCGACGCGCCGCCCCGCGGGCGGTTCTCGTCGGCGATCGGCCGTGGAACGACGCCGCGGAGGCGGCCGGGTGGACGGTCACGGATCGGTTCGATCGTCGAGTGCACACCTCGTTGGTCCGGTACGTGCATCTCCTCGACTAA